The Sediminispirochaeta smaragdinae DSM 11293 genome has a segment encoding these proteins:
- the larC gene encoding nickel pincer cofactor biosynthesis protein LarC: MKTLHFDCFAGISGDMTLGAFVDLGVDPRRIQSELEKLGVDHWSLDFHRDERCGITGTHAVVKDLNDHHDHHHEHDHEHHHHHSHTTWKEIRSLIESSSISEGAKKRAIDIFSRIAEAEAQVHGKSVEDVAFHEVGAVDSIIDIVGAAVCLDMLAPERITSSPIELGGGTVECAHGILPVPAPATQLLCKGLPVKTGGFDHEMTTPTGAAILASCVDEFIESGSFTEVRTGYGIGTRKLEKPNILRVSWREEVSKDKAPASSDSDPWLTENLIQIDTNIDDMDGEAMGHFMQSLFDAGALDVTFIPCVMKKSRPGTIVSILTDENHADALRRCLFTGSTTIGFRETAVTRRFLRRQEHTVTGSFGTAHAKTSFFGERALRTKIEFEDRLRVAREQGISLREAEQLIAGELEK, translated from the coding sequence ATGAAAACCCTACATTTTGACTGTTTCGCCGGGATTTCCGGTGATATGACCTTAGGAGCCTTTGTCGATCTGGGAGTCGATCCCCGGCGCATACAAAGCGAACTGGAGAAACTCGGTGTGGATCACTGGAGTCTCGATTTCCACCGTGACGAACGCTGCGGCATCACTGGCACCCATGCCGTGGTGAAAGACCTGAATGATCACCATGACCATCACCATGAGCACGACCACGAGCACCACCATCATCACAGCCACACCACATGGAAGGAAATTCGCTCACTCATCGAGTCATCGAGCATATCAGAAGGAGCGAAAAAACGTGCCATCGATATCTTTTCACGAATAGCGGAAGCGGAAGCTCAGGTACACGGTAAAAGCGTTGAGGATGTGGCTTTTCATGAGGTGGGTGCCGTCGATTCGATCATCGATATTGTCGGTGCAGCCGTCTGCCTGGATATGCTTGCTCCTGAACGGATTACCTCCTCACCCATCGAACTTGGCGGGGGGACGGTCGAGTGTGCCCACGGTATTCTACCGGTCCCGGCACCTGCCACCCAGCTTTTGTGTAAGGGGTTGCCGGTGAAAACCGGTGGCTTCGATCATGAGATGACGACCCCCACCGGTGCCGCGATCCTGGCCTCTTGTGTGGACGAGTTTATCGAGAGCGGTAGTTTCACCGAGGTACGAACGGGGTACGGCATCGGAACCCGGAAACTGGAAAAGCCGAATATCCTTCGGGTTTCCTGGAGGGAAGAAGTTTCAAAGGATAAGGCACCTGCCTCTTCGGATAGCGATCCCTGGTTGACCGAGAATCTCATCCAAATCGATACGAACATCGACGATATGGACGGCGAAGCCATGGGGCATTTTATGCAAAGCCTTTTCGATGCCGGTGCCCTGGATGTAACCTTCATCCCCTGTGTGATGAAGAAGTCTCGACCCGGGACAATCGTCTCGATTCTCACCGATGAGAATCATGCCGATGCCCTGCGACGTTGCCTCTTTACCGGCTCTACAACAATCGGTTTCCGGGAAACGGCGGTGACTCGCCGCTTCCTACGCCGCCAAGAGCATACCGTGACGGGAAGTTTCGGAACGGCCCACGCAAAAACCTCTTTTTTCGGAGAGCGGGCCTTACGAACGAAGATCGAGTTCGAAGATCGGCTCCGTGTCGCCCGAGAGCAGGGCATCAGCCTCAGGGAGGCTGAGCAGCTGATTGCCGGGGAGCTTGAAAAGTGA
- the larE gene encoding ATP-dependent sacrificial sulfur transferase LarE, translated as MGNFHRLSGYCAEGDAGRMTIQDKYNKLLEHISAYERVAIAFSGGVDSTFLCRAAMEASCLRPIAISLVSPFIPHREVEEAKDLAKKIGIEHVCIQAQLLSETVAANPKDRCYHCKRIVFTTLLQTAAGYGIGTILDGSNADDRYDYRPGMRALAELGIHSPLLEIGLGKNEIRELSKILHLPTWNKPSFACLASRIPYGDRINTEKLKKIEEAEAFLRKIGFHQYRVRVHGDIARIEVAPDERLHFFNEERLDEISTALKRIGFLYVAFELSGYRSGSMNRAIDNENDNITY; from the coding sequence TTGGGAAACTTTCACCGCCTCTCCGGCTACTGCGCCGAGGGAGATGCGGGAAGAATGACAATACAGGATAAATATAACAAGCTGTTGGAACATATTTCCGCCTATGAAAGGGTCGCAATCGCCTTTTCAGGCGGGGTCGATAGTACCTTCCTGTGCCGGGCGGCCATGGAAGCATCGTGCCTACGGCCCATTGCCATAAGCCTTGTATCACCTTTTATCCCCCACCGGGAAGTGGAGGAGGCAAAGGATCTTGCAAAAAAAATCGGTATCGAACATGTCTGCATCCAAGCCCAGCTGCTTTCCGAAACGGTCGCTGCCAATCCGAAAGATCGCTGTTACCACTGTAAAAGGATCGTCTTTACCACGCTTCTCCAAACAGCGGCCGGCTACGGCATCGGCACGATCCTGGATGGTTCAAATGCCGACGACCGCTACGATTATCGTCCGGGTATGCGAGCTCTGGCGGAACTTGGAATCCACAGCCCGCTTTTGGAGATAGGGCTCGGCAAGAACGAGATACGGGAACTTTCGAAAATCCTTCACCTCCCGACTTGGAACAAACCATCCTTTGCCTGCCTGGCCTCCCGTATCCCCTACGGAGATCGAATCAACACGGAAAAACTCAAAAAGATCGAGGAAGCGGAGGCTTTCTTGCGGAAAATCGGCTTTCACCAATATAGGGTACGGGTTCACGGCGACATTGCACGTATCGAGGTTGCCCCGGATGAGCGATTACATTTCTTCAATGAAGAGCGGCTGGATGAGATTTCAACAGCCTTGAAGCGGATTGGGTTTCTTTACGTCGCTTTCGAGTTATCGGGCTACCGGAGCGGCAGCATGAATAGGGCCATCGATAACGAAAATGACAATATAACGTATTAA